The DNA window TCCGTAATGATAAGCTACTGCTCCAAGAAATCCTCCAAACTTCCTTACAACATTATTATATTCTCTATTCTCACCAACTTTAACACACACTTCTATATCTGCTTGTGCATAATCAAAATTTGTATAATCATCATAATAAATGGCCATCATTGTACCTGTCATTTGCAAACCATTCTTTTCCACTAAATTAGCTAACTTAGTAAACCTTAAATAAAATTCATCCTGATTACAGGGGCCCGTATATCTTGAATATGCAACATATGAAACAGGAATATCTTTTACGTAAATATCAATAGAGTTAGTCACGTTTTGGTCATTGCTAGTCATCTTTTGAATATAAAGATTTAGCTTATTCTTTAATGCTGTAAGTTTCAATATATTTGTTTCAATCTCTTCACTTTTACATTTAATCATCTGTTGGCTATATTGCAAATCATTTCTTTCTAGAAGCTTTTTAATTTGATTAAGTGAAAAACCAGCTATCTTAAAATACTTAATGGTATTTATCTCAAGTAATTGATCATGAGAGTAATAACGATAATTATTTATGGCATCAACCTTAGCTGGTTTTAACAAATCAATATCATCATAGTGATGTAACGTTCTGATAGGTATATTGCAGATCTTAGATATCTCTCCAATTTTATAATATTTAACTTCTGCTTCTTTGTTCAAAACATACTCCCCCATTCCATTAGTTATCTCGCCCCTACTTTAATACATATTATAACTCTCGCTAAAAGTTTGGTTATTATATTTGATAAACTAAAAATAAGCAGAGCATTTCTCTGCAATACAAAACTTATTAGTATCTTCATAATTTGGGCGCATATCTATTGCCAAAATCTTTTCTTGCTATCCTTGTATATTTCATAATGAATTCTGTTTTAGCTTCGGTATACTTATCTCTATTATGTTCATATTGCTCTTTTAGTCCTTGTTTTAATTTCCCATATTCTTTAGCAACTTCTTTATGAACTAAAAGATAATCTCTAAAATATAATTCATTCCAATCTCCCCAAAATCGGACATGAAGATGAAAAACTTTTTCAGCAAAACCATTTAAAGTATATCCCTTATTGAATGAAATTTTCATATCTGGCTTACTTTCAAATGACATGATTGTCCAACCAGCATTGTTTAGCTTTAATTGTAATTGTTCTATATCGCAATTACAATCAACTTCTAATAAAATATCTACTGTTGGTTTAGAAATTAGTCCTTCAATTGAGCTACTTCCCATATGATTTATTCGCTTAATCTTATCTTTACCTACGGCATTGACGATTTCATCTTTTTCAATTAAATACCATTCTTTATAAGCAGGATTATGTTCTTTTAAAATAATCGGGAACAATTCCCAAAGTTCTTCTAATGACATTTCAGACAATGTTTTTCCCATAATAACTTCCAAAACAAAATTATATTTATTGCCCACTTTTTTATAAACTTATCATAAGTCATCATATCATATTTACAACACTATCCTTTTAAGTAAATCAACAATCAATCTATATTCGCTAAATTAACATTTAATGCTTCTCATCAAGTTGTTAGACTGTTTATATCATTCTCATTATACAATTAATTTAAAGTATTTTTATACTTTTATATAAAAATAAGTAATAACAAAAAACTGTATAGAATATATATTGATTAGAAATACATTATGGTTATCAACCAAAAGGAGGACAAAAAATGAATTTAATTAAAGAAGTATTAAAAAAAGCTGCAAAACAGATGGGTGAACATGTAAAACTAGAAAAAGTATTAATAAAAACTGGTCGTCTTGCACAAGAAGCAGTTGATTCCGCGGAAAGTGTTTTGGGTTTCGACTATCTCATTGAATATGATAATAAGTGTTTCGAGTTTTATGTAGCTAATCCACCATTGATAGGTATGACACAACCAACTCCTGTTAAAAGACCTTTAGGAATTGCAAGTTTTGCAGATTATAAAATTGACTACAAGAGTGCTATTAAAATATTCCATTCAGGGGATTGGGGAAGTAAGTTTACTTCTATTGTATTATCAAAGCCATTGACTCCAGAAGTAACAGAACCTTACTGGTATTTCCGTTCTGATCTAGGAGTAGATGTTATTATTGGGGCTAACACTGGTAAAGTTCATCACCCTGCGTAAGAACTAACAATAATAATAGTATATTGTATAAGCAAACCCCTGGAGAACTTTTCAGGGGTTTTTTTGCTGATCTAATGAAGTGAATTTTATAATGACTGATAGCATTGCTAATAGGGCTACAAAATGATTTCCTTAGATTGATGGCTATATTTCCGTATCTTGTATACGTTAACTAAAATTTTTAAGAAATCTACACCGCAGGAGCCCCAATTATTAACCACTAGCATTAAACATAAATTCTATTGCATAAGTAAAGCTCTTGGTAGAATCCAAGGGCTTTTTATTCTTCATTAAGGTTAACAATAATTTTATTGCACTGTTCACATCTATAGCCTTTCACCCTAGGTCTACCTTTAAATGTTCCAATAGATTCTCCTCCCATAGCCATTCCTAAAAATAATTTTTTAGATTCCGGCAACCATGTTAATGGATAATGAGAACCATATATAAATCCTGAAACTAATCTATTATTACAATAAGGACATTTTGATTCTTTTTCATTCTCCTTAATTTTGTTTTGTTCTAAAGGCATATTTATCCCCCCTCTTTTATTCTCTATTATAATATAATTCATCTGAAAAAACACATAACTATGTCCACAATATCCAAATAATGTTAAAATAAGAGAAGCTGGTTTATACGTTAAACTAATGGTCAGTATAATTTTTTTACAAAATAATAAAGGTGTTGATCATAATGGAATTTTGTATAGATATAATTAATAGAGCTATATCAAAAATAAAAAAAAGTTTAATAAATGTTAGTATTATTTTGTTATGTATAATTACTACAACCAATGTACTATGGGCATTTTTATCTGTACAGAATATAGGGATATCTAACTCAAAAGATGGTTATTATCAATTAATTATTCAAGATGAAGGAGCTGTTCTTTTAGGTAATAATACTGTATCTATACTTTATAAAAGCAAATATGATATTTTAAGACATATGATATTCAAAACATTTATAAATAATGATGGAAGTATGCTTACTACTGAAAATTGCAAGATTGAATGGAATAATCACACAGCTGAACTTACACTAATAAGTTCAGAAGGATTTCCAAAAAGATTTTATTTTCATTTTAAAAAAATATCTTTAATTTATAGATTAGTTTTTATACTGTCGATATTGCTACTGGTATTAATTATAAAGTTCAAAAATGTAGAAAATGAAAATTGGTTTTTTATTAAAATATTTTCATTTTATATAAGTTATTGCTTCTCAATATATTTAGGAGAATTAAGAATTCCGATAGGAATATTAGCAGGGTTTATTATTATAAATAAATATACCAAAACAAATGTTGGTATTAAAAAAAATATACTGAGTATATCCATGCTTATATATATGTTTCTAAATTATTATATTCCCTATTTGTTGACTTTATATGGAAAACATGCATAAAAAACTACCTTTCATCATCTAAGATCTTTTTTCTCCATAATTTGTGTAAAGTCATCCATAAGATAAGTAGTTTTATCATCTTCTAATGGACTATCAAAAGCATCCCTTAATATTAATTAAAATTTTAGTGTTAATACTATAGCCCCTGAATCATATCAAAAGCTTTTTATTATGCATCAAAATAACATTTAGTTATATATAAAAACCCCTAGCTTTAATCTAGGAGTTTTTGATCTATTATATTCCCAAGTTTTGATACACTACGGAATAATGTTATATAGAATTATGTATACATTTATTTATATACTCAACTCTTAAAATTGTTTAAAACCTCATTCCCATAGTACTATTTATAGTCATAGTATCTGTTTTTTTAATATCGAAAAATCAAAGTTCTAACTTTCTATCAATTCAAATATAACTACCGCTGCTTGACTTCGTTTTGCATTTCCTTTGTAATCTAATTCATCTAATAGTTTATCTGTTATTCCTATTTTTTTTGCTTTAGCTATTGCTTCTTTTGCCCACAAACTACTATCCCCTACATCTTTAATATCTTCCTCTGTTATTGCTATTTTTCCTTTATATTTTTCATATACATTAATTACTATCTGTAACAATTGTTCTCCTGTTACTTTGTTTTTTGGATTAAATTTATTGTTTCCCACTCCATTCATTAACTTTTCTTTATGTACTAGATATACATATTTTTCACACCAATTATTTTTATTTACATCATCAAACACCTTATAATTTTCATTACTCAATGCATCTAATTTTAATGCTTTTACTAATAAAACTGCTATTTGTGCTCTTGTTAGTGGATCTTCTGGTCTAAATGTATTATTATCAAAACCTGATATGATCCCATCTGAAACTAAACTTTCCACTTCCTTTTGTGCCCAATGATTTTTCATATCATTAAATTTTATTTTTTTCTCAATCTTTTTCTCCTTTTCTACATATTCTTCTTCAGCCTTTTCTTTTAAATTATCCTGTATTTTATTTTTAGTTTGTAAATCGTCATCTAATATAAACTCTATTCCTAACACGTTATACTTTTCAATAATTTGGGGATTTACTAAAAAGTATCTTCCACTTTTAAGGTTTTTGCCTATATTTATATTATTATTGTAATCTATTTTATAAAATGTTTTTTCTTTTAATGCTTTTTTTCTTACTTCATCTAGGCTCATATTATCAATATTTTTTTTATTTAGAATATACCATTTATAATCATCCTTTTCATTCAACAAATCTATTATTTTATCTTTTGTTTCTAATTGGATTTTGTTTATATGTATTTCAATTTTATCTTCTCTTCTCTTTACTCTTGTATTACCTATAAAAGTATATTTTGAATCATTTGCAACATATTTTCCTATTATAAAATCAGTATCTTTTATATAATCCCCTGTCAAATTAACATGCACATCTTTATTATTTTCAGCTTCATCTGTTGCTCGTATTTTT is part of the Crassaminicella profunda genome and encodes:
- a CDS encoding GrpB family protein, giving the protein MGKTLSEMSLEELWELFPIILKEHNPAYKEWYLIEKDEIVNAVGKDKIKRINHMGSSSIEGLISKPTVDILLEVDCNCDIEQLQLKLNNAGWTIMSFESKPDMKISFNKGYTLNGFAEKVFHLHVRFWGDWNELYFRDYLLVHKEVAKEYGKLKQGLKEQYEHNRDKYTEAKTEFIMKYTRIARKDFGNRYAPKL
- a CDS encoding S-layer homology domain-containing protein, with the protein product MKKILTIFFLISIFVTSTITPSYAVLENYVDKEVFVATDAKLKEGAAPNLFIEDRHGDFTGGEEKFILKLKNAEWLKDKDFKDTSFEKEMSKFINKLKVKRLDDETVECSVYGIKKGGQIKIPLISKPINNEDLKVETKGCNCQVNKKIIRYAQVHEPYIDVCKYFPTYSKSHPGDKIISSFDNYRLNRIAFITDVHGSFPEGKSTINLKVNKGFVWKYYGKVKFNGIDGVTYDVVRKDENLILNADFSKAYYRNNYASYSMEWKDLKIRATDEAENNKDVHVNLTGDYIKDTDFIIGKYVANDSKYTFIGNTRVKRREDKIEIHINKIQLETKDKIIDLLNEKDDYKWYILNKKNIDNMSLDEVRKKALKEKTFYKIDYNNNINIGKNLKSGRYFLVNPQIIEKYNVLGIEFILDDDLQTKNKIQDNLKEKAEEEYVEKEKKIEKKIKFNDMKNHWAQKEVESLVSDGIISGFDNNTFRPEDPLTRAQIAVLLVKALKLDALSNENYKVFDDVNKNNWCEKYVYLVHKEKLMNGVGNNKFNPKNKVTGEQLLQIVINVYEKYKGKIAITEEDIKDVGDSSLWAKEAIAKAKKIGITDKLLDELDYKGNAKRSQAAVVIFELIES
- a CDS encoding PF20097 family protein produces the protein MPLEQNKIKENEKESKCPYCNNRLVSGFIYGSHYPLTWLPESKKLFLGMAMGGESIGTFKGRPRVKGYRCEQCNKIIVNLNEE
- a CDS encoding MerR family transcriptional regulator, encoding MNKEAEVKYYKIGEISKICNIPIRTLHHYDDIDLLKPAKVDAINNYRYYSHDQLLEINTIKYFKIAGFSLNQIKKLLERNDLQYSQQMIKCKSEEIETNILKLTALKNKLNLYIQKMTSNDQNVTNSIDIYVKDIPVSYVAYSRYTGPCNQDEFYLRFTKLANLVEKNGLQMTGTMMAIYYDDYTNFDYAQADIEVCVKVGENREYNNVVRKFGGFLGAVAYHYGNYKTMNQTYKKMLDWLEKNNLVFVGGAVENYIIDPIITSCEDEYITEIILPVKKY